The nucleotide sequence GAGCGACGCGTACAGCTCCTCCATCGCTGAGGCGTCACCGAGCTTGGCGAGCACGTTTCCGCGCCACCTCATCAGGTGACCGGTATTGAGGAAGATGCTCAGCATGTCGGCGTCGCGCGTCTCGCCATCGTCGGGCAGGAGCTCGGTCGCCCGCTCAAGTGCGGCCCGCGCCGCGGACTCCATCCCGGGGCCGACAGCAGCGCACAGCTCGGCTTCGGCCGCCGCGAGCCACGCCCGCAGCCGAGGCGACTGACGCTCGGTGTGGGTGCGCTGGGCATCCCGCACCAGTTCCACGGCGAGGTGAGGACGGCCGGCGTCCGCGAGAACGTACGCCTGCTCGCCCATGGCGTGCGCCAGGTAGAGCGGAGACTCGGCATCCAGAGCGGCCTTCTTGGCCAGCTCGTATCTTCGCCATGCCCTGTCCACTGCCCCGGCGTCCAGCGCTTGCCACGCGGCGAGAGTGGACGCTCCCGCGAGCGCGGTCGCAATAGGCTTTCGCGCCCCTGGCAACACAGCGAAGGTCAACGCTTCCTCCATCGCCGCCAGATGGCCGTTCATCTGGTCTACCAGGCCGGTCGCGCCCATCTGTCGGTCCATGGTCCTGAGCAGCTCGGTCTGAGCCAGGAACGAAGGGACCATGGACTCACTAAGACTGCCTGCCGCGTCGATCCGGCTCAGCAGGTCCGAGTAGCCATCCACCTGAGATTCGGGCGCCTCGGCGTCACCCCGCAGTTCGACATCGGTGGCGCCGAGGAGCGGCCGGAGGATACCGGCGTATCGATCCGTGATGGTTCGTCGACCGTTCTCCCACTCCGACACGTAGGTCTTCAGGCTGGCTGCCGAGGCAATGTCGAGTAGCCGTTGCTCTGCGAACCGCCGCATCTCGTGGATGAGTCGATCCTGCGACCAGCCACGCGCCGTCCTGAGCGCCCTTAACCCCTTAGCCACGCCACCTCCTGTAAAGCCCCAGGTGAGAGCCGGTTAACCCCCTTGAGGTTAACCCCAGTTGGCTACCGGGACACCCCACTTCGGTCGTTCTCTGGAGACGCACACCGAAGGTAAGTAGACCGAAGGGCTTGCATCTGGTGCGCACCAGATGCCAATCTACTGGTGCGCACCAGATCGGCCCGAAGGGGCTCGCTGAGGCGTGCTCTACCAGGAGCCCCGCACTGGACGGGGGGAGGCGACCCGGCGCCTTGTCATTAACCGGAGGGCTTGAGGCCGAAAGGCCACGTCTCCATACGCCTTGGGTTCGCACCCGGAGGAGACATCTGATCCACGCCACCGCTTCGCGGCGCTTCCGTGTCGCGGCCGGTTGCCTCCTCTGCCCGTCCGGCCCCCGCACCTGGGGTTCCGTACGGGCGGGGTCGAGGGGAGCCGGAACACCCCATCCACTTTCTGAAGGAGATGTCATGGAAGCTCTCGTCACCAGCGTGATCGCCGTTCTCGGGACCCTGCTCGGCGCGATCGTCGCCGGAGTGCTTCAGCGGCGCCTGGCCCGCCAGGAGCGTGTCGAGGTCCAGGCCGGCGAGTTACGTCGCGAGCGGCTCGGCGCGGTCACGGATCTGGTCGCGGCGCTGTCGGAGCACCGGCGGGCGATGTGGGTTCGCGAGGACCTGCGGCTGTCCGGTGCGAAGGAGGCGGCGTACGACCAGGCGCGGGCGGAGAGTCACGCCACCCGGGCCGCGATCACTGCCCCGCTCACCGCCGTGCGGATTCTCGCCCCCTCGCTGACCGACGCCGCGTCGGCCGCTGCCAGCGCTGTCTACGCCCTGCGGCACGCGCCGGACGCCGACACCCTCAACGCGCGCCGCGCCGCTGCGATCGAGGCGGCCGACCAGCTCGTTCACGCGGCCGCCGCCGCGCTGTGATCCTTCCGCCCCGATGGTCGGCAGGCCGGGTTCGACTCCCGGCCGGGGCACTGCCGCGTCCTGCGGCTTCACCCGACAAGGAGACAGACATGGCCTGGTTCAAGAAGGCATCGGACGCCGACCTCCAGCAGAGCATGGAGATGGCCAGCCACTGCGCCGATCAGGCGCGCAAGGACGGCAACCGCAAGCGCGAGAGCGAGTTCCACGAGGTACTGAACGGCATGATCGACGAGGCCCAGAGCCGGGGCTGGACCGACACCAAGGGCGGCTGGCTCCGCCGCAAGTAACCCCACGGTGCCGGTGGCGTGAGCGTCTCGCCGCCTTCCCTTCGCAGCCGCCGTGCTGCGGCCGGTTGCCTCCCCTGCCCGTCCGGCCCCCGCACCTGGGGTTCCGTACGGGCGGGGCTGAGGGGAGCCGGATGGTTCCAAACGGCGAGACCCCCCGGTGTTGGAGCACCGGGGGGTCGGTTCGGGCCGTTCCTGTCTGAGAGGAACACACCCAATGAAGTCCATCGCTGCACTTCAGGCCGTTGTTACGGCCGCCCCGTTCGACGGTGAGCCGACGAACGCCGAGCTGGACGCGATCGAGCAGGAGATCCCGCTGATCCTGGCGGAGGTCGACCTGCTCGACGTGGAGATCTGGATGCTGGACCGTCCGGTCACCGTGCTGGACGAGCGGCGCATGCGCCGGGCCCGCCACCGGGTCCTCGCGGCCCGCCGCGACCTGACCAACCACGCCGGCGTGATGCTGAGGGGCGGGGCGGCATGAGCGTCACCGGCAAGCCCCTGAGCCGGGGGCAGAAGGTCGTGCTGGGTGCCGCGTTCGTGCCGATGCTCGGCACGGGTGTGGCCGGCGGTGTCGGGACCTACTCCAACATCTCGACGATGTTCGGGTCGGGGACGGCGGTCGGTGCGGTCGCGGCCGGTGAGGGTGCGACCGCCGTGCTGGCGATCGTGCTGCTCGGGCTGACGATGCTGGGGCAGTCCTCGCCGCGCGTGATCCGGGCGGGGCTGTGGGCGCTGCCCGCCGCCGCGTCGGCCATGTCCGCCACCGCCGCCAAGACCCCCGGCGAGATGGTCATCTACGCCCTCACCCCCATGGGCATGACCGCTTCCGCCGAGGGCGCCGCGTTCCTCGCCCGCCGGATCGTGGTC is from Streptomyces venezuelae ATCC 10712 and encodes:
- a CDS encoding DUF6284 family protein, producing MKSIAALQAVVTAAPFDGEPTNAELDAIEQEIPLILAEVDLLDVEIWMLDRPVTVLDERRMRRARHRVLAARRDLTNHAGVMLRGGAA